The following are encoded together in the Zingiber officinale cultivar Zhangliang chromosome 8A, Zo_v1.1, whole genome shotgun sequence genome:
- the LOC122008481 gene encoding LRR receptor-like serine/threonine-protein kinase GSO1 gives MHACMGSTDIEGLCSTDIISLCCSLLLLFPKVVEMDRNRRGRMAVVVLVVAVVLCSWLPLAVGHGGFDLEALLQIRDSFTDDPDGLLEEWRGGNPDYCSWRGITCDELDRVVVAINLSSSSIAGSVSSGFTRLSRLEALDLSDNRLTGSIPSQLGRISTLSALLLHSNDLSGTIPPELGDLYGLQVLRIGNNPSLSGPIPDSLGKLGNLTTLAMALCNLSGPIPSRLGQLSRLQNLVLQHNRFDGPIPPELGELSSLQILNLANNSLRGEIPSELGELSQLTYLNLMSNRLHGCIPRSLAKLTGLLSLDLSINELEGDFTAELSQLSQLGYLVLSDNGLSGLLPETLCQNATSLQHLFLSNNNFSGPIPTGLAQCRSLTQLNMANNSFSGAIPVELGELTGLTDLYLNNNTISGSIPRDLGNLSKLQTLTLYHNELHGSLPEEIGQLQQLQILYLYENQLSGDIPVAIGNCSSLQMIDFFGNHFSGSIPAAIGRLKKLNFLHLRQNDLSGVIPSSLGNCRQLQILDLADNRLSGGIPATFGNLRSLEQLMLYNNSMEGSVPDEMFYCRNITRVNLSNNKLTGSMLPLCGSSSLLSFDLTNNFFDLEIPAQLGNSPELERIRLGSNRITGEIPPLLGEISALSLLDLSSNLLTGEIPKELAACKNLTHIVLNNNRLTGEIPAWLGGLQQLGELKLSSNRFAGSVPIELYNCSNLLKLSLDDNSLTGSLLPEIGKLASLNVLNLARNQFSGAIPASIGKLSKLYELRLSENFFSGPVLVELEQLQELQSALDLSLNKLTGGIPSSIASLAKLEDLNFSHNSLTGSVPPEIAEMSSLVTLDLSHNDLQGQLDQRLARWPPQSFIPNLALCGGPLPPCGLAGNHRSMANSAAVAFISASATLVILLLLIAAVLRGRQCWKQSGEVNCTYFYKSSSMTRPEPSMKGWMRREFKWEAIMEATSNLSDEFIIGSGGSGTVYRAELATGETVAVKRTLLGNRDSFPRDKSFLREVKVLGRVRHRHLVKLLGFLSSGDSGEHLLVYQFMENGSLWDWLHKPGVNQKRKRELSWETRLRIAVGLANGLEYLHHDCVPCVLHRDIKSSNLLLDRDMEAHLGDFGLAKAAAGESSVGYTDSASCFAGSYGYIAPEYAYTTKATEKSDVYSMGIVLMELVCGLMPTDRSFAGDVDMVRWAESRMAAAEWEELVDPALRPMAPAEEASALEVLNVALQCTRTAPAERPSSRRVSDLLHQIALKNESREHKIAA, from the exons ATGCATGCGTGCATGGGTTCAACTGATATTGAGGGGCTTTGTTCAACTGATATCATCTCTCTCTGCTgttctttgcttcttctttttcctaaggttgtagagatggataggaaTCGGAGGGGGAGGATGGCTGTAGTCGTTCTTGTGGTGGCGGTGGTGCTCTGCTCCTGGCTGCCTTTGGCTGTCGGCCATGGCGGCTTCGACTTGGAAGCTCTGTTGCAGATCAGGGACTCGTTCACAGACGACCCCGACGGGTTGCTTGAGGAATGGAGAGGGGGAAACCCGGACTACTGCTCCTGGCGCGGCATCACCTGCGACGAActcgacagggtggtggtggcgATCAACCTATCCTCCTCTTCTATCGCCGGCTCCGTCTCGTCTGGGTTCACCCGGCTGAGTCGACTCGAGGCCCTTGACCTCTCCGACAACCGTCTCACCGGCAGCATCCCGAGTCAACTCGGGAGGATCTCCACGCTATCCGCGCTGCTTCTCCATTCCAACGACCTCTCTGGGACGATCCCGCCGGAACTCGGCGACCTCTACGGCCTCCAGGTCCTGCGGATAGGAAACAACCCGAGCCTCTCGGGACCGATTCCGGACTCGCTGGGGAAACTCGGGAACTTGACCACTCTCGCCATGGCACTCTGCAACCTCTCCGGACCCATTCCGAGCCGACTAGGCCAGCTTAGTCGACTCCAGAACCTGGTACTCCAGCACAACCGATTCGACGGCCCGATTCCGCCGGAGCTCGGCGAATTGTCCAGCCTCCAGATACTGAACCTGGCGAATAACTCGCTCCGGGGAGAGATTCCGAGTGAACTAGGAGAACTGAGTCAACTCACCTACCTCAACTTGATGTCCAATCGGCTCCACGGCTGCATTCCGAGGTCCCTCGCTAAGCTCACCGGGCTTCTCAGTCTGGACTTGTCGATCAACGAGCTCGAAGGCGATTTCACAGCCGAACTCAGCCAGCTGAGTCAACTCGGCTACCTTGTCTTGTCTGACAACGGCCTCTCCGGCCTTCTGCCGGAGACCCTGTGCCAGAATGCCACTAGCTTGCAGCACTTGTTCTTGTCCAACAACAACTTCTCTGGTCCAATTCCGACCGGCTTAGCTCAATGCCGATCATTGACGCAGTTAAACATGGCCAACAACAGCTTCTCCGGCGCAATCCCCGTTGAGCTTGGCGAGCTTACCGGTCTCACCGATCTATATCTAAACAACAACACCATCTCAGGTTCAATTCCCCGTGATCTTGGCAACCTCAGCAAGCTCCAAACTCTAACTTTGTACCACAACGAGTTGCACGGCTCGCTGCCGGAGGAGATCGGCCAGTTGCAGCAGCTCCAGATCCTTTATTTGTACGAGAACCAGCTTTCCGGCGATATCCCGGTGGCTATCGGTAATTGTTCAAGCTTGCAAATGATTGATTTTTTCGGGAACCATTTCTCCGGCAGCATCCCGGCGGCCATTGGCCGCCTTAAGAAGCTCAATTTCCTCCACTTAAGGCAAAACGACCTCTCTGGCGTGATTCCCTCGTCGCTGGGCAACTGTCGGCAGCTTCAAATTCTCGACCTGGCTGACAACCGGCTGTCCGGTGGGATTCCGGCGACCTTCGGCAACTTGCGATCACTTGAACAGCTCATGCTCTACAACAATTCAATGGAGGGAAGCGTTCCAGACGAGATGTTCTATTGCCGGAACATCACCAGAGTGAACCTCTCCAACAACAAGCTCACTGGAAGCATGCTGCCGCTTTGCGGGTCGAGCTCTCTGCTCTCCTTTGACCTCACCAACAACTTCTTCGACCTCGAGATCCCGGCACAGCTGGGGAACTCACCGGAGCTCGAGCGGATTCGCCTCGGGAGCAACCGTATCACTGGCGAGATCCCGCCGTTGCTCGGGGAAATCAGCGCGCTTTCTCTGCTTGATTTATCGAGCAACTTGCTGACCGGAGAGATCCCCAAAGAACTCGCCGCGTGCAAGAATCTGACGCACATTGTTCTGAATAATAATCGGCTCACGGGAGAAATCCCGGCATGGCTCGGTGGCCTCCAGCAGTTGGGGGAGCTCAAACTCTCTTCAAACAGGTTCGCCGGAAGTGTTCCAATTGAGCTCTACAATTGCTCAAATCTACTAAAGCTTTCCCTCGACGATAATTCACTCACCGGGTCGCTCCTGCCGGAGATTGGCAAGCTCGCGTCGCTCAATGTGCTTAACTTGGCCCGCAACCAGTTCTCCGGCGCGATCCCTGCTTCCATTGGGAAGCTGAGCAAGCTCTACGAGCTCCGGTTATCGGAGAACTTTTTCTCCGGTCCGGTTCTCGTCGAGTTAGAGCAGCTCCAAGAGCTGCAGAGCGCGCTCGACCTCAGCCTCAACAAGCTCACCGGAGGAATTCCCTCGTCCATCGCGTCGCTCGCCAAGCTGGAAGACCTCAACTTCTCCCATAATTCACTCACCGGAAGTGTCCCGCCGGAGATTGCCGAGATGAGCAGCTTGGTCACGCTTGATCTCTCCCACAACGATCTGCAGGGACAACTGGACCAACGACTCGCGCGCTGGCCACCGCAGTCGTTCATTCCCAACCTTGCCCTCTGCGGAGGGCCGCTCCCGCCGTGCGGCCTGGCCGGAAACCACCGCTCGATGGCCAACTCGGCGGCCGTGGCCTTCATCTCCGCCTCCGCAACGCTcgtcatccttctcctcctcatcgCCGCGGTGCTACGGGGAAGGCAGTGCTGGAAGCAGTCTGGCGAGGTGAACTGCACGTACTTCTACAAGAGCTCCTCGATGACGCGGCCAGAGCCGTCGATGAAGGGCTGGATGAGGCGGGAGTTCAAGTGGGAAGCGATCATGGAGGCGACGAGCAACCTGAGTGACGAGTTTATCATCGGCTCTGGCGGATCCGGCACCGTGTACAGAGCCGAGCTGGCTACCGGCGAGACGGTGGCCGTAAAACGTACTCTGCTCGGAAACAGAGACTCCTTCCCCCGAGATAAGAGCTTCCTCCGCGAGGTCAAGGTTCTGGGCCGCGTCCGCCACCGCCACCTCGTCAAGCTCCTCGGGTTCCTGAGCAGCGGCGACTCCGGAGAGCACCTCTTGGTCTATCAGTTCATGGAGAACGGGAGCCTGTGGGATTGGCTCCACAAGCCCGGCGTGAACCAGAAGAGGAAGCGCGAGCTGAGCTGGGAGACGCGATTGCGGATCGCCGTCGGCCTCGCCAACGGCCTCGAGTACCTCCACCACGACTGCGTCCCCTGCGTCCTTCACAGGGACATCAAGTCCAGCAACTTGTTGCTCGACCGCGACATGGAGGCGCACCTCGGAGATTTCGGCCTGGCCAAGGCCGCTGCAGGCGAGAGTTCCGTCGGATACACAGACTCCGCCTCTTGCTTCGCCGGATCCTACGGCTACATCGCTCCCG AGTACGCGTACACGACGAAGGCCACCGAGAAGAGCGACGTCTACAGCATGGGAATCGTCCTCATGGAGCTCGTATGCGGACTGATGCCGACCGACAGGAGCTTCGCCGGAGACGTGGACATGGTTAGATGGGCGGAGTCGCGGATGGCGGCGGCCGAGTGGGAGGAGCTGGTGGATCCAGCTCTGAGGCCGATGGCGCCGGCGGAGGAGGCGAGCGCGCTCGAGGTCCTCAACGTGGCGCTGCAGTGCACAAGGACTGCGCCGGCGGAGAGGCCGAGCTCGCGGCGAGTCTCCGATCTGCTGCATCAGATTGCGCTAAAGAACGAAAGCAGGGAGCATAAAATTGCAGCGTAG